Proteins found in one Zea mays cultivar B73 chromosome 1, Zm-B73-REFERENCE-NAM-5.0, whole genome shotgun sequence genomic segment:
- the LOC103643908 gene encoding probable transmembrane ascorbate ferrireductase 3, which yields MAHGIIGSHYHSMLASRVGMVAHVLFLTTAVLMLVWLLHYRGGINIQSEDPEQIFNVHPFVMSWGFILLIGEAILAYSTIPSHIDHRTQKMAHMLIHLVGLILAIFGVYAAFKFHDAAVAPDLTSLHSWLGIAAVALFGLQWLFGFVTFWLPAAHADTRAAAAPAHVMAGLAIFMLAVCAAQTGLVEKSAAAASAAELKLINVTGIFILLYGLTVASAVALRKAFLCARLFARSALRISLARVPPLT from the exons ATGGCGCACGGGATCATCGGGAGCCACTACCACTCCATGTTGGCGTCGCGCGTGGGCATGGTCGCGCACGTGCTGTTCCTGACCACCGCCGTGCTCATGCTCGTCTGGCTGCTGCACTACCGCGGCGGCATCAACATACAGTCCGAGGACCCCGAGCAGATTTTCAAT GTTCATCCATTTGTGATGTCCTGGGGGTTCATTCTTCTGATTGGAGAAG CAATCCTGGCATACTCGACGATCCCTTCGCACATAGACCACCGGACGCAGAAGATGGCGCACATGCTGATCCACCTGGTGGGGCTCATCCTGGCCATCTTCGGCGTGTACGCGGCGTTCAAGTTCCACGACGCGGCCGTGGCGCCGGACCTGACGAGCCTCCACTCGTGGCTCGGCATCGCCGCCGTCGCGCTCTTCGGCCTGCAGTGGCTGTTCGGCTTCGTCACCTTCTGGCTGCCCGCCGCGCACGCCGACACCCGCGCCGCCGCGGCCCCCGCGCACGTCATGGCCGGCCTGGCCATCTTCATGCTCGCCGTGTGCGCCGCGCAGACCGGCCTCGTGGAGAAgagcgccgcggccgcctccgccGCCGAGCTGAAGCTCATCAACGTCACGGGGATCTTCATCCTCCTCTACGGGCTCACTGTGGCGTCCGCCGTCGCGCTGCGCAAGGCATTCTTGT GCGCGCGTCTGTTTGCTCGGTCGGCGCTCCGCATCTCGCTCGCGCGCGTTCCGCCGTTGACGTGA